Proteins encoded together in one Vitis vinifera cultivar Pinot Noir 40024 chromosome 4, ASM3070453v1 window:
- the LOC109122459 gene encoding uncharacterized protein LOC109122459 has protein sequence MARTRGAKSSSPSNRKKSLRKEPVPNSAPEPSQPKAIPPPVKPAPPKPPAKRYLTRSGGRPLQKKPRVESSEPIDLTEQSPEPSPIPSPVPTPVPSPIPSPSPLPVPSPVPSSAPQEKS, from the coding sequence atggcgcgaacaCGAGGGGCTaaatcttcatctccttcaaATCGCAAGaagagtctgcgaaaggagccagttCCAAATTCTGCTCCAGAGCCTTCGCAGCCGAAAGCAATTCCTCCCCCGGTGAAGCCAGCGCCGCCAAAGCCTCCAGCAAAACGATACCTTACCAGGTCGGGAGGTCGGCCATTGCAGAAGAAACCTAGGGTGgagagctcagaacccatcgatttgactgagcaatctccaGAGCCTTCACCAATTCCATCACCGGTTCCAACTCCAGTGCCGTCTCCAATTCCCTCGCCAAGTCCCCTGCCAGTtccatcgccggtaccatctTCGGCGCCGCAAGAAAAATCTTAG
- the LOC100261573 gene encoding protein ROOT PRIMORDIUM DEFECTIVE 1, whose amino-acid sequence MATHHIFKRILLYPPSTSVRFKTTSVQYVASRARDPTFEKLMDNYKNLLKVIAIQDLILANPKNPTVSLQFLSNLSQKLHLNRGAASFLRKYPHIFHVFYDPSKSLPFCKLTDAAVEISRLEAAAIRGSMPIVVDRLVRLLSMSTVARSLPLRAIFKVWRELGLPDDFEDSVILQNPHLFKLCDGNEPNTHLLKLVSVIPSVNLRAAVENWRIMECCKEDCGSSVDPLELRFSFKHGFPPGMRLGKNFKAKVKEWQRLLYVGPYEEMGEKKKSKSGIMGLEKRAVAIVHEFLSLTVEKTVEVEKISHFRKWFGIDLNIRDLFLDHPGMFYLSTKGKRHTVFLREAYERGCLIDPNPVYDARRKLLDLVVLGRHGLFSSDSTLQDMDGCEEGKLQEEGGNG is encoded by the coding sequence ATGGCCACCCACCACATTTTCAAACGCATTCTTCTTTATCCTCCCTCCACATCCGTCAGATTCAAAACCACCTCAGTCCAATATGTAGCCTCCAGAGCCAGAGATCCCACATTCGAGAAGCTCATGGACAACTACAAAAACCTACTCAAAGTCATCGCCATTCAAGACCTCATCCTTGCAAACCCTAAAAACCCCACTGTCTCCCTCCAATTCCTCTCCAATCTTTCCCAAAAACTCCACCTCAACCGCGGTGCCGCCTCCTTCCTCCGCAAATACCCCCATATTTTCCACGTTTTCTATGACCCATCCAAGTCCCTGCCCTTCTGCAAATTGACTGACGCCGCAGTCGAAATTTCCCGCCTAGAAGCGGCTGCAATACGCGGTTCGATGCCCATTGTGGTGGACCGGTTGGTTCGGCTGCTGTCCATGTCCACGGTGGCGAGATCGTTGCCGCTTCGAGCGATTTTCAAGGTTTGGAGGGAGCTTGGCCTTCCTGATGATTTCGAGGACTCGGTAATATTGCAAAACCCCCATCTTTTTAAGCTTTGTGATGGCAATGAACCGAATACTCATTTGTTGAAGCTTGTAAGTGTAATTCCTAGTGTTAATTTGAGGGCTGCAGTTGAGAATTGGAGGATTATGGAGTGTTGTAAGGAGGATTGTGGTTCTAGTGTTGATCCACTCGAACTTCGGTTTAGTTTCAAGCATGGGTTTCCTCCGGGAATGAGGTTGGGGAAGAACTTTAAGGCCAAGGTTAAGGAGTGGCAGAGGCTGCTGTATGTGGGGCCGTATGAGGAAATGGGGGAGAAGAAGAAGTCTAAGTCTGGAATCATGGGGTTGGAGAAACGGGCAGTTGCAATTGTTCATGAATTTTTGAGTTTGACGGTGGAGAAGACGGTGGAAGTGGAGAAGATTAGTCATTTTAGGAAATGGTTTGGGATTGATTTGAATATAAGGGATTTGTTTTTGGACCATCCTGGGATGTTTTATTTGTCAACCAAGGGAAAGAGGCATACGGTTTTTTTGAGAGAAGCTTATGAAAGGGGTTGTTTGATTGATCCAAATCCTGTGTATGATGCTAGGAGGAAGCTTCTTGATCTTGTTGTTTTGGGACGCCATGGTTTATTTTCCAGTGATTCAACACTCCAGGACATGGATGGTTGTGAGGAGGGTAAGTTGCAAGAGGAGGGCGGCAACGGTTGA